Proteins encoded together in one Impatiens glandulifera chromosome 1, dImpGla2.1, whole genome shotgun sequence window:
- the LOC124921366 gene encoding extracellular ribonuclease LE-like: MAVKLAVILALFNLLALGIAEDFDFFYFVQQWPGSYCDTSRSCCYPKSGKPAAAFGIHGLWPNYNSGSYPSNCDPDSPFDESKVSDLISRMQSNWPTLACPSGDGLTFWTHEWEKHGTCSESILDQHGYFKSALNLNAKIDLLKVLVDAGIEPNGGEYSLASIKEAIEGATGQTPFIECNNDSSGNGQLYQVYLCVDTSGSEFIQCPVFPRGKCPPTIQFPSF, from the exons atggcAGTGAAATTAGCAGTAATCTTAGCCCTGTTCAATCTCTTAGCCTTGGGAATTGCAGAAGATTTCGATTTCTTCTACTTTGTTCAACAG TGGCCTGGATCCTACTGTGATACGAGCCGAAGTTGTTGCTACCCAAAGTCTGGAAAACCTGCTGCTGCATTCGGAATCCATGGCCTATGGCCAAACTACAATAGCGGTTCTTATCCGTCTAACTGCGATCCCGACAGCCCTTTTGATGAATCAAAG GTATCGGACCTTATTAGCAGAATGCAAAGCAACTGGCCAACTTTGGCATGTCCTAGTGGCGACGGTTTGACATTCTGGACCCACGAATGGGAGAAACATGGGACCTGTTCTGAGTCAATCCTGGATCAACATGGTTACTTTAAGTCAGCTCTGAACCTGAATGCAAAGATTGATCTTTTGAAAGTACTTGTGGATGCAGGAATTGAGCCAAATGGTGGAGAATATAGCCTGGCCAGTATAAAAGAAGCGATTGAAGGTGCGACTGGGCAGACTCCATTTATAGAGTGTAACAATGATTCTTCTGGGAATGGACAACTTTACCAAGTGTATCTTTGTGTTGATACCTCTGGTTCTGAATTTATTCAATGTCCTGTCTTTCCTAGGGGCAAATGTCCTCCCACCATTCAATTCCCGTCTTTCTAA
- the LOC124921227 gene encoding extracellular ribonuclease LE-like: MAVKLAVVLVLFNLLALGIAKDFDFFYFVQQWPGSYCDTAQSCCYPKSGKPAAAFGIHGLWPNYNDGSYPSNCDPDSPYDQSKVSDLISRMQRNWPTLACPSGDGSAFWNHEWEKHGTCSESVLDQNGYFKSALNLNAKVDLLKVLVDAGIEPNGGEYSLTSIKQAIEGATGHTPFIECNSDSSGNRQLYQVYLCVDTSGSQFIQCPVFPRGKCASTIQFPSF, translated from the exons ATGGCTGTGAAATTAGCTGTGGTCTTAGTCTTGTTCAATCTCTTAGCCTTGGGAATTGCTAAAGACTTTGATTTCTTCTACTTTGTTCAACAG tggccTGGATCTTACTGTGATACCGCTCAAAGTTGTTGCTATCCAAAGTCTGGAAAACCTGCTGCCGCATTTGGAATCCACGGTCTGTGGCCAAATTACAATGACGGGTCTTATCCGTCCAATTGCGACCCCGACAGTCCTTACGACCAATCAAAG gtaTCGGATCTTATTAGCAGAATGCAAAGGAATTGGCCAACGTTGGCCTGCCCTAGCGGCGACGGTTCTGCATTCTGGAACCATGAATGGGAGAAACATGGGACCTGTTCTGAGTCAGTTTTAGATCAAAACGGCTACTTCAAGTCAGCTCTGAACCTGAATGCAAAGGTTGATCTTTTGAAAGTACTTGTGGACGCAGGAATTGAGCccaacggtggagaatacagcCTGACCAGCATTAAGCAGGCTATTGAAGGTGCGACGGGGCATACGCCATTTATAGAGTGTAACAGTGATTCTTCTGGGAATAGACAACTCTACCAAGTGTATCTGTGCGTTGATACTTCTGGGTCCCAATTTATTCAATGCCCCGTCTTTCCAAGAGGCAAATGTGCTTCCACCATTCAATTTCCTTCTTTTTAG